The Morganella morganii sequence TCCCGACCACCCGCAGAATTTTGTTCTCGGCCATACCACCGCGCACCAGTTCACGGCGCGAGGCATTGGCGCGTTCGGCAGACAGTTCCCAGTTGCTGTAATTACCGCCGTTGGCATACGGCAGGTCATCCGTGTGACCGGAAATACTGATGCGGTTCGGCACGTCATTGAGGATCGGCGCGATAGCCCGCAGAATGTCCCGCATATACGGCTCAACATGAGTGGATCCGACCATAAACATCGGGCGGTTGGCACTGTCGACAATCTGGATCCGCAGCCCGTCATCTGTGGTATCAATCAGCAAATGCGGCTTCAGTTCATTCAGACGCGGGTCTTTGAGAATCGCCTGCTCCAGATCCTGTTTCAGTTTCTCAAAACGACCGGCTTCATCCTGCCCCTGCTCTTCCTGCATGCTGTCCGGGTCCGGCAGTGTGTCACCGTCTTTGTAAATGATGTCTTTGCCGCCGCCCGGAATCGGGTTAGTGGCATCCCCGGTTTTTGTTCCCGGGTTGATCGCTGTTTTCAGCGGCGTGCGGAAGTATTCCGCAATCTGAGTCAGCTCCTGCGGGCTGGAGATAGAAATCAGCCACATCACCAGGAAGAACGCCATCATGGCGGTCATAAAGTCAGCGTAAGCAATCTTCCATGACCCGCCGTGTCCGCCGCCGTGCCCGTGACCGCCCCGCTTTTTGACGCGGATAACATGCGTATTGCCCGGTTTCATCGTCGGTTTACTCCCCGTCCTGTGCTTCGGTACGGTGGCTGACTTTTACTTCACGGACTTTGTCTTCCAGCTCGGTAAAGGAAGGACGGTCGGCGCTGAACAGGACTTTACGGCCGAATTCAACCGCGATTTGCGGCGGATAACCCTGTAAGGATGAAAGGAAAGTGACTTTGATACATTCCAGCATTTTCAGCTGTTCACCACTGCGCAGACGAATCAGTGACGCCAGCGGTAAAATAAAGCCATACGCGACGAGAATACCGAGGAATGTCCCGACCATCGCATGCGCAATCAGCGCCCCCAGCTCACCGGCCGGACGGTCAGCAGAACCCAGCGCATTAACCACCCCGAGAACGGCGGCAACAATACCGAATGCCGGCATGGAATCCCCGACCATATTCAGGCCGGAAGCCGGCACTTCGCTCTCCTGACGGAAGGTTTCCAGTTCCTCATCCATCAGGGCTTCAATTTCGTGGCTTTGCAGGTTACTGGTGATCATCAGACGCAGATAATCCACCAGAAACATCAGTGCAGCCGGGTCTTTGAGAATGCGCGGGTACTGGGAAAAAATATCGCTTTCCTGCGGATTTTCGATATCTTTTTCCAGGGCAAGCAGCCCCTGCTGGCGGGATTTATTGAGTAACTGGAACAACAGCGCCATCAGATCCATTGACATCGCTTTGTTGTAGGAGGAGCGCCGGAACAGACGCGGCAGTACTTTACCCAGGGCAACAATGGATTTTCCGCTGTTACCGACGACAAATGCACCAAAACCGGCACCTAGAATAATAACAAATTCAGCGGGTTGATAAAGTGCGCCCATATGGCCGCCAACCATCAGATAGCCGCCGATGACCGTGCCCGTAACAATGATGTATCCGATGAGTATTAACACACTATTCCCTTTAACTCAGTTAGGTATCGGATGGCAGTCAAAGGGAATTTTCAGGAAGGACAGGCAAAACGGATTTGCCTGTTTACCAAATCAATCCAGTCACATTACCGCTTTGGCAATGCCATCCTCTCGATATAGCGTAATATCGGCGGGAAGCGCGGAAAGTTTACGTTTTTTTATTGCCCGTGACGGCGGCTGGCACAAACTGCAGGTAAAACTGTTTTCAGGGATGTGCGCGTAGGTAACAAATGACCCGCTGCAGCAACTGCAGACCGAGCGCTGAAGCATCCCGCTCTCCACAAAACGCACCAGGGTCCAGGCGCGGGTCAGTGCCAGCAGCGGCTCTTCACCGGGCGCCGGAGGACACTGCTCCAGGTACAGCCGGTAAGCCTTTACTATCACATCAACACCGGTGCACTGTCCGCTGTTCATCAGAAACTCATAGGCGTTATAAAACATGGAGGCGTGAATATTTTGTTCCCACGTCATAAACCAGTCGGTGGAAAACGGCAGCATACCTTTCGGGGGCGGACATC is a genomic window containing:
- the motB gene encoding flagellar motor protein MotB — encoded protein: MKPGNTHVIRVKKRGGHGHGGGHGGSWKIAYADFMTAMMAFFLVMWLISISSPQELTQIAEYFRTPLKTAINPGTKTGDATNPIPGGGKDIIYKDGDTLPDPDSMQEEQGQDEAGRFEKLKQDLEQAILKDPRLNELKPHLLIDTTDDGLRIQIVDSANRPMFMVGSTHVEPYMRDILRAIAPILNDVPNRISISGHTDDLPYANGGNYSNWELSAERANASRRELVRGGMAENKILRVVGMASSIHLDKNDGLAPVNRRISIIVLNESEMANILHEYEGAVPITDLQQLKQLPAPHTETPAPPEIPPEKVPEPAAPEQTPPQNSAAAADTTQ
- the motA gene encoding flagellar motor stator protein MotA; protein product: MLILIGYIIVTGTVIGGYLMVGGHMGALYQPAEFVIILGAGFGAFVVGNSGKSIVALGKVLPRLFRRSSYNKAMSMDLMALLFQLLNKSRQQGLLALEKDIENPQESDIFSQYPRILKDPAALMFLVDYLRLMITSNLQSHEIEALMDEELETFRQESEVPASGLNMVGDSMPAFGIVAAVLGVVNALGSADRPAGELGALIAHAMVGTFLGILVAYGFILPLASLIRLRSGEQLKMLECIKVTFLSSLQGYPPQIAVEFGRKVLFSADRPSFTELEDKVREVKVSHRTEAQDGE
- the flhC gene encoding flagellar transcriptional regulator FlhC: MAEKSIIKEAQDIRLAMELISLGARLQMLESETQISRGRLIRLYKELRGCPPPKGMLPFSTDWFMTWEQNIHASMFYNAYEFLMNSGQCTGVDVIVKAYRLYLEQCPPAPGEEPLLALTRAWTLVRFVESGMLQRSVCSCCSGSFVTYAHIPENSFTCSLCQPPSRAIKKRKLSALPADITLYREDGIAKAVM